The Eleginops maclovinus isolate JMC-PN-2008 ecotype Puerto Natales chromosome 6, JC_Emac_rtc_rv5, whole genome shotgun sequence DNA segment TGCAATCAAATATTATTGTTAGACTTTGCTTTGAGGGTCATTGTGGTATTTTCCACCTAGATagttttttcaatttctttgtgATTAATGGGGACTATATTTTTAGGAAAATCAGTCCAGTATTGAGTTTAGGGCTGAGGGCAATTCCACAGGTCAATATGCATCCGGTAAAAGTGCTTGTTTCCGACTCTAAAAGGTTGAGGTTGTAAATATAAGTTTATGACAACATTATCCAAAGCACCCAACAGgagataaaacatttttcttaacCTTTTGCTTTATGCAGGCTGCTTGCTATTGTTCCTATCTGCTTGTTAATGTTTGCATCCATATCTTGCTCGAGGAGAGGTCTTGCAATCACATTGTCGATACCGGCAGATTATTAAGCCATGTCACATAAAACATCAGCACTACTCTCTCCAACCAGTTACCCATCACATTAACAAACGGAGCAGATCAAGCAAAAGGAATCCTTTCCATAATGTTGTCAGAGATTTTATAATAACACTCTGACACTGTCATcggcaaaaacaaacacttttagtGGATATTGACATGTGGTTTCCCCACGCGATTATATTGCAGCCCTTTATCAGCTGTCACCTGTCGCTTTCCTGCTCAATAACACCGAAAGGGTCCAGGCTGAACAATACTTAGGTTCCCCTTTAACTGCTTGAGTGCACTTGCTTGACCTGTTGTAAATCCCTGCCCCTGTGTCCCCCTCTAGGGCCTGCATTCCCAATCTACGGTCAGAACAAGCCCTCCATGACGCACTTTGGGCAGCCTATGGCTGGCCCTGGCATGACCAATAACCCTTTCATGGTGAGCATGCATTGGCTTTTTGTTCTCCCAACTTTTTGAATTAAATGGGCTGtatttatgctcattttcaggttcatattagtatatTGTGCCTCAACATGtttctatgctttaatgttcaaaaaggtctttattttcctcatactgacacatttaatttgaattgcTTCAGagtgttttctgttgtcttaAATAAGACTCTCTTTCTCATTTCAGGCGGGTGCTCCAGCCGGGGCCTTCCCTTCGGGGGGCTCAACCAACCCTTTCCTGTAGCACAACTCTTACCTTTGCCACCAGAGGGCAGCATGCAGCACATATTCAACGCACCATTCCGTTGTGCATTAGTGGCAgtaccattttatttttaaagacttactttttggggggtttttttcattaaaaaaaaaagtttacaaCACTATGAAGGAGTACAAAGGACTGTATTGAAGACGAAGGGACTGTTATGGGGGAAATGTACAGTTTGGACTATATACAATACACTATATGcttcttattttttgtttatgacTGTAAGCTCTGTGCATATCGTTTGTAATCACAATTAAGTACATGTTATGTATAACAAGGACTGAGTTACCAATGGTAAGTATACACCTACCTTGTGGATAAAAAAACCTCACTACGAACTATCTCCATAGGTAAGGTTATATACTTTAAGACAATTAACACGGTTCCATCCAAATCCTCATGGTGCAGGTATTTCATTCCAaaagggatttatttttgttacaattGCAAAATGTGCGAAATGTCCTTTATTAACTTACAAGTTGCCTATGACTTAAAGCAACCAAGCTTACGTCTTTTTAAATTAGTGTAAAATCCCAAGCAGGAGGATGGGATTCAGCTTTcattcttttattcattttgccAGTATCTGTGAAATTGTCGAAAGAGAAAAAGGGTTGTGgctttttttgttctgaaacTAAGAGGCCACCATAGACTTGGAGCTGGAGAGTCATGTCTACCAGAGCACAAACGAAGGGAGGACACAAGACGTGCAGGCTTTAAAATGAATCTTTGTATATCCTGCTACCCTACCTATTCTATAAATGTggtaaaactgttaaatatacTCTTATTTAACCTCCTGCTTTCAGATATTCACTATATTTTATGAATATGgtaaagacaaaaggaaagacTGTTAAGAAAGCTTCAGGGTTGAGAAACAAGTGGAGGAGTTTTTCACATGGTTGCAGGTGACTTGCCCTCTAGTTGACAGGTTAACCTAAAAAAATGTAgaaccttttaaaacaaaaatatttatgaaAAGTTTTGTCACTACACTCCCTTGACATCTGTCTTCTTCTTTGCCTTCGGAAGAACAGAATGAGGAGAAATATTGCTCTCCCTTCAGTTTGCTTTAAATTAAGGCAGAGTAAAGAACTGAGACATGTAGGGATTACTACGTTACTTAAACAGCCTGGGGTTACTCAACCTCTGGCTTAGTAGTTTCTCAATTGTGCCACCAATGACTAACAATGAATTTGACAATGTGTTTCTTGTCTTTGCAAGAATAGGTTAGTAAATGtgtacatatataaatatatgtataaataaattaaaagattttTAACTACAATGTCGACTTTGTGTAACTACATCTTGTGATTATTCATTAACACAGGTGACTTAACACTCAACACAACAGTTTGAGGTTTACGCTCATCTAAAATGATTTGGGACTAACAAAATAGCTGTGTGAGTATACTCAGAGCCGTATAGAGATACATTATAGATATATTCTATTGAGTATACCTATCCCTGTGAAGGTTATAAAAGTAATTTTATTCTGGAAGCTTATATTGTATCTGTTTAATACCTTTCAATGACAGGTTGAATATTTGAAAGGTGTCTcagtataaacaaacacaagctaAGCCCCAAAAGTAAACACATGGTTGAATAAACACCAGGTAGTTTACTGTAATCCTTTATTTAGGAAGAATTAATTGCCGGGCTGTTGGATTTGATTCAAGCAAAGTGTAGTTGATAAGTAACTGAGTTTTTACTTGTATATGTGCATTGGAGTGTATAATGTTACTATAATGTTTGTCTTACGTAcgtttttaacattttacgtTTTGTAATTATCTTTTGGTTAAAAcgtgctaaatgctaactttgTTCACATGTAGCTTCTTGCTTGGACCTCATCATGTCTTCTGTTCTGCCCCTGAGAAAGCACAGTTGCCATGACAACACAGAAACTTAGACATGGCGTCCCTGTTAACAGACCCGTTGTTTGAGAAGTCCGGACGCGGTCCTCCACCAAATAAGAACTTTTATCATTTTGCTATCACCAAGTCAGGAGTAAGTAAAGATATTTTTACAAGTATAATTACTTTACTGTTATAACCGCATTGCTAGCATGAACTAAGATTACCTAACGTTTTATTAACGGagatgttagctagctaacctgCCGTAACCACAGATAACAACTTAGCCTCACGTGCACGCAAGCTGTTGGGCAGTTGAATGCAATTTGTTTTAGCTGCTAACGTTAGTTTATTTCAAAATAGGATATTTTTgctcattaaatcattttaacaacattttgataaaataaCCTTAGTAAGGTCAAGgatggaaaaagtactcagaaaCTATATACGTGAGTTAAAGTACTActagcacattttaaacatactCCATTACAAATACAAGTCGTGagttcaaaatgttactgaagtaaaagtaagCAAGTATCGaatgtaaaaatactcacaCATTTTAGATAGTACTGAGAAAATTAGTAGTGCATATTTATCatataaacacaacatgttacAAGTACAGCTGACAGATAAAAGTAGTGGATTTAAAGTTTATTATTTCCCTCTGctcacattttgtttaaaaatgtctcatatagaatatatttaataaactgcAAACTGGGCTTGCAGTACATTTGATATTCCATTTATTATTAGTTCAAATATTAATTGTGCACCTTATAGTTTCTGAGATTCAGCATATTTCCTATAATATTTAGCATAATTTGGGCACATGAgcctgctgtttatttatatttatggaACATTAGTCACATGTGCTGAAAGACTAAATATAGTATGATAAGAAATACTCACTTTTCAGCCAactgtttgaatatttattattatttatttagatgtGTGATTGCTGAGGGTTAAACAGATGATCCATCAAGAGGAAAGCTGTGTCTTTTTAGAGCTTGATGTGAAAATATTTAACCCCAAAGTTCCTTTGAACGGTCACTCCCAGGTGATATGGAGATGGTGGAAGATATCTTGCAGAATTGTGGACAGATACTCCAAACCTGGGGAGCTGAAAGAGTCTCACCAGGACTACTTGGATGACACTTGGCTACAGAGTAAGGACTTCATTATTTACATGTTAACCTCTCAACTGTttggtttgtatttattgttattatccaGTCAGAAATGCATAAGTGCTTTAGATATTCATAGGTTGGTGTTCAGATTGTGCCTTGTAAATATTGTATGAGAGCAAACTGAATGTTTGAATATGAATGACAGTTTAAGTGATGTGCTTCTCTCCAGGTGAGATCAGTATGGTTTTTGGTCGTCGAATCTTGCAGTACACCAAGGCTTTGTGCCAAGGCCATTATGACTATCTGGAGCGCCTGTCTGACTCCTTACTGCTGCGGATAATAAATGATCTAGAGCTGGAGGACGTGGGTCAGCTTGGACGAACATCACCCAGGTTCAGGAAGGTGAGTCCCACAGACACATGAAGACAGatgttccaaaataaaatatcctgaGATTAGAAAcattaacctttttatttaagatttcaCGATTGCACATTTATCTTGAATCCGAATGCAATGGGTTAACTTTTACTTCTGCTCCTCAGCTGTGTGGCTCTGAGGAGTTTTGGGAGCAGGCGGTGCATCGGCGCTGCAACACAGTGTCCCTTGAAGTAGCATCTCTGGCGCTGGAGGTGGGCTGGcgcagcatcttcttcaccagCAAGCTACAGCTGCAGAAGCTGATCAGCCGCAGGAGGCTGAAGGCCGAGGAGCCACAAAAAAGACAGCTCTCTGACCCAGATATAAAGGCAGAGGAATCTCCGGGTGACGGCTCAGAGATAGATCAGACATCTGGATCTGAGGAGGAATCTCCCCCTGGCATTATCCCAAAACTAAGCCTTGGCACAGATCCTGGAGCTGGCTCTGACTGCAGCTCCTGCTGTGATGTTGACCCTGAGTCTGATTTAGAGGATTGCTTTGATTCCAGCGTGCCTGCACTTTGCCAACTGTTTGAGCCAACAGGAAAACCCTGTATAGAAACATCTGTGCAGACCAGTGCGCTGAACAACAGCAGAGGAGACTGCTGTGCAGAGCCAGATAAACTATGAGTTCATCCTTTTGTCAAAGTTGGCAGGTATTCAATTCATGCACATTAGTTATCTCTAAATCGGTTGTGTATtgatgtattaaatatattatattcttGATATTTGTCAAATATGAAGGATTTTTTTAACTGAATCTTACCTATGTCCATCCTCTCAGGATATTTGGGGAAATACCACTTAGTTTGTTCATTGTGCCATGGTTCttcttatttaatataaatgaaatccTCCAACAAAAAAGACAGGATATTGTATATGGTACTTATTATTCATTGTTATAAAAAAGTTATTTACAATGTAAGTAGTAAATctcatgtaaatgtaatatacaaaatgcactttcatTGTCTGTGGCGTTTCATTCCTGTAGAAGTTTTAAACCTCAAATTTCTGTCAACTTTCCAATGACACTCAACAAAAACACggtaaataaagctttttgttttaaggaTGGTTGCTTCTTCCCTTATCAATAAGATACTTCACTATATTTGGGTGGCTCAATACTTGATCATTGGTATCTGACTTTCTTCTTGATCTTGATCCTGACTTTCTCATTCTCAGCGCCTACTCCagattttgtgtttattaatataAGATCGATCCTTTTCACTCACACCTCTTTGCATTCCAGGTCAGTGTAGTATTCTCTGAGGAAGAGCTGCTCCAGCTGCTGTGAGATTGCGACGTAATAGCAGCCAAATTAGGAGATGCTGTTCACTGTTCTCCCATCAGCCTGTTCTCCCCCATGAAACTGCACAAGGTAGGGTCCTGTCTCATAGCCAGCTACCAGAGCGCTTTCATAGCTGCTTTAAATAAAGAGGAGCACTTTGAGGCAGACATTCCATAACAAAGGTTAGGATAAACACAATGTCCAGAACTGTTACAAAAATAtgtgataataaaaacatagcACTGAATTCTATTTGCCTGCATGCTATGTGGGTAACAAGGTCAGATTGGTCAGTTCCAGTTAAATCATGACCTGGATTGTTAGTCTTCTTAGATAATGTCTATAAAAGGCTAATATTAAGAGCAACAGTCCCCTAGGGGGCACAAGCTGCTAGTGCTAACGGTCCATGCTGTGCTTAGCTCATATTGACAAGAGTGTCTTCCCATCTGCACTTTGCTTCATGTTGCTATGCTCCAAGTGTCTGCAAATACGTTAAGCATTTTTCTGACgttttacttattttctttaaaggtctcctataaTGATCTTTTATGGCATaattataggtctcaaatataaaaaaaacaaaacatatctgacgtgttttgctcaaaataccaaacagatcatgcattttagcatgtctgctatccctctgtttcagccccgttttcgaaagtgctgattctgtgactcgctttaaatttgagctgagctgaaggCCACGCCtttttggagcatcatgatctctgtctgaagagagaagttgacgtttctaacagagaaactcagctaaacgctgtcgtgattaaaccccattttatgttccaaaccacatccagcattatttctgaaacacttctcagtgtttaccactagaacagagacattatatgtattatatacacaacaactctaagtccctcctgcagacatcctgctgaacacacagacacacagagatgctGCAGATGGGATTCAGCTCaagactgtatatgggggactataggttgggatgtgtcacgtgggcgggacgttgccaggagttcaatgtaaagccagcccacatttctgttatgacgtcatatcggcagcaaatctggatcagctcgtttgtacccccgtttttagatatgtgggtaaagaggaaaagagagagggttgtattttctgacactttgtgagccTACTGACACATacttatgtataaaagacagcaaaacgTGCATTTTGCAGAAAAGGGGACATTAAAGATTGAAAACTAAATCAAAGTCTCAAAATGAATAGCATTTCCtgaatgctaaaaaaaaaggatgaacaCAACTGGACTCTGTAAGTTCTTCTAGAAATATCCGTGAATTTGTAACTGCACTTTGTAACTCAAACCTAAACGGTTTTAGGTCAAACATTGAGCTTGAGGGACAGTTTGAGCAGGGATTAGCCAGACGTGAGTAGCAGCCACCTGTGCCACTGCCTCCTCTCTTTAAAGGgacatttcacttttcattcTGATTGCATGTGTCCAGAGAGCACACAAAGTACTTCTTATACCTCTGAAATATATCCCCAGATAGGGGAGCCCTTTTGGAAGATTCTGGGTCCTGTCAGGAGGAGGAATAATTCTGAAAGTCATCTTCTTTTGCCTTTAGCCGCGACCAAGCATTCAAATCTACATCCATTTAAGTTACTGGCTTTTCTGTCTTGTCGATACCTCCCTAAGGTCCCTTATTCTACGTCCACACACCTTTGCCTGATTTTAGACACAATAGTTGAAAGCATAGTGAACAGGGTCGTCCTCCTCTATGTGTCAACCTCACCTGCCATCTGATCCAGGTGTCTGCCATATGGTGACCTGAAGGTGAGCTAATTTCCCTGAGGGCCAGAGAATTTGACGTCTGATCTGATAA contains these protein-coding regions:
- the fbxo36b gene encoding F-box only protein 36b — encoded protein: MASLLTDPLFEKSGRGPPPNKNFYHFAITKSGVIWRWWKISCRIVDRYSKPGELKESHQDYLDDTWLQSEISMVFGRRILQYTKALCQGHYDYLERLSDSLLLRIINDLELEDVGQLGRTSPRFRKLCGSEEFWEQAVHRRCNTVSLEVASLALEVGWRSIFFTSKLQLQKLISRRRLKAEEPQKRQLSDPDIKAEESPGDGSEIDQTSGSEEESPPGIIPKLSLGTDPGAGSDCSSCCDVDPESDLEDCFDSSVPALCQLFEPTGKPCIETSVQTSALNNSRGDCCAEPDKL